From the Mycobacterium sp. DL592 genome, the window GACAAGCCGGCCACCCCGACATTCATCTGCTCGAACGGTGAGGTCAATCTGCCCGGCATCGGCCAGGTGTCGTTCGCCCAACAGAACTTGGTGATCTGCAAATGATCTCCGCACGGAGCCGGCTCAGCGCTCTCGGCAGGCGTGTGGATCTGTCGGCCTGGCTGGGGCCCCGCCAGGGGGTCCCCGACGAGCGCGCTGCCGCCACCCGGAGCCGGCGCCAGGGCATCATCGGCCTGGTCCTCATCGTTGCGGCACTGGCCGCGACGGCTGCTGCCTACCTCAATCCGAGCGGCCAGTCCGGCTACACCGCCCATCTGACCAACTCCGCCGGCGTTCGAGCCGGTGATCAGGTGCGCATCGCCGGAATCACGGTCGGCAAGGTGACCGGGGTGCGTCTCGACGGCGCGCTGGTGGAGATGACGTTCGACGTCGACAAGTCGGTGAAGGTCGGCTCGGATTCCACCCTGGATGTCAAACTGCTCACCCCGCTGGGCGGCCACTATGTCGCTCTGGACCCCAAGGGCGCCATACCGCTGGGCCACAATGTGATTCCACCCCAACGGGTCTCACTTCCGTTCGAGGTCAACGACATCATCCAGGCGGCGACACCGGTCATCAAGGAAGTCGACGGCCAGGTCATCCACGACACCTTCGCCGAAGTCGCCAACGCCGCCGGCAAGTACCCCGACGCGATCCGCAACCTACTGCAGTCGGCCAACGACCTCACCGCATCATTGAGTGGTTCGGCCGACGAGTTCCACCGAAGCCTCAGCTTCGTCGCAGATGGCATGGGCGCCATGGTCGCCGGCCGCAAGCAGCTGGTCACCGTCTTCCAGCAGCTCGACATCCTGAGCAAGGGCTACACCTCCGATTCGGTGGACATCATCGAGTTCTTCGGGCTGGTCAAAGAATTGGCCCGCATCATGGACCGGCTCACGACGGCCTACGCCCGCGATATGGCGCCGGTCATCAACGGGATCGACGACATCATCGACCACCTGTACGCCCACCCCGATCAGCTCGGCAAGGCCGCCGATGCGATGAACCAGGCCATGAACATCGTGGTGCCGATGCTCAGCGGCAACGGGGTGGTCATCGATAAAGGCAACCAGCTGGTCCCCGGCCAGGATCTGTGTCTGCCGAACATCATGAGGAACTGTTGAGATGAAACCGATCTCGGCCCTGCGCGCCCGCCTGCACTCGCCGCTCCGTGTGGCGGCAGCAGTGGCGGTCGTCGCGGTCGTGGCGGTCGCAGCAGTCACCGGGGCGAAGTTCGCGATGCCCAAGGTGAACAACACCAAGGCGATGTGCGCTGAATTGTCCGACGCCGTCGGGTTGTACGTGGGCAACAAGGTCGCCCTGCTGGGTATTGACGTCGGGTCCACGACCTCGATCGAGAACAAGCCCGACCACGTGCAGGTCGACTTCACCGTGCCCGCAGACCTGGACCTGCCTGCCGACGTCGGGGTGGTCACCTATTCGCAGTCGATCGTCACCGACCGCCACATCGAATTGACCAAGGCCTACACCGGGGGCCCGAAGTTTACCGGCCCGGAATGTGTCAAGCTCGCCAACACCCGGACTCCGATCAGTGTCAGCGAAACCTTCACCGCCGTCAGCAATCTCGCCGACACCGTGCTGGGCCCGCACCCGGGCAAGGACCCCTCGCAGGCACCCGGTGTACAAGCTATCAACGACAGCCTGTCGGCGGCCAGTCGCTCACTCGACGGTACCGGCGCCCAGCTCAACGAGACCTTGCGCAACCTGGTCACGATGCTGTCCGACCCGTACCGGGCCGACACCGATTACCGGCGGCTGTTCGAGAACAGTGAGATCTTCACCTCGGGCTTCCTGAAGAACTGGGACACCTTCGCGTCGGTGATCCAGTCGCTGCCCGCGACAGTCGCCCTGATCGAGGCGTTGTCGGACAACATCTCCGCCGCCCTGGCCAACGTGTCGCATCTGCTGCCGATCCTCGTCGAGGCGTCGACCCGGCTGGCACCGAGGCTGTACCGCAACATCGGCGACAAGCTGGTTCCGTGGATACGCGACCTGCTCAATCACCACAACAAGACCATTCTCTCGATGATCAACACCTGGCCCCAGTTCACCAGGTGGTTCACCGATATCTACGAAACATCCTGGGGCACACACAACGTCACCTATATCCCGCCCCAGGTGTCGATCGCGCCGACCCAGGCCGGAGCCATCTGCCAGGTGCTTCAGCAGCGGCACACCCCCGGCGCGGCAGCCGCGTGCGCGTCCGGAAGTTCTTCGGACCCGGTCACTCTCGGTCTGACCGACCTGATTCTCGGGGCGGCGCTGGGATGAGGCGGCGTATGGTTCGGACCGTCTGTGCGGTACTGGTTGCGTTGGCGGCCACGCTGAGCCCCGGGTGTTCGCTGGATCCAACGCGGTTACCCGTGCCGGGTGCCTACTCGCCTGCCGACCCCTACCGGGTGAAGATCGAATTCTCCAGCGCCCTCAACCTTCCCGCCCGGGCCAAGGTCGACACCGGCGGCATCCAGGTCGGCGTGCTCGATCATGTGGCACTGGACGGGTCGACGGCCGTCGCCCACGTCGACATCGCCGGTGACACCAAGCTCGCCGACAACACCCGCGCCGAACTGCGCCAGGCCACCCCGCTCGGTGACGTCTACATCGCCCTGCTGCCGCCGGCCAAACCGTCGACGGCGATGCTTCGCAACGGCGACACCATTCCACTGCGCAACACCGCCCCGGCCACCAACGTCGAGGACGTGCTGCGCTCGGTGTCCAACCTGATGGCCGGCGGGGCCATCGGCACGTTGCAGGAGGCCGTGGTCGACGCCAACAAGGCGTTCCCCAAGGACCCCAACGAGCTGACCCACATTCAGACCACCATCGGCGGAATCCTCAACGACCTGGCCGCCAACCAGGAGACGATGAGCGGAATCCTGTTGAGCCTGGAGAACATCAGCTCCACCCTGTCGTCCAACACCGCTGTGTTCAACCGGCTGGTCACCGAAGGCCCGTCCAAGCTGGGAGGCCTGTCGGCGGTCACCCTCGGGATCCTCAAACTCGTCGCCGACTCCAAGGACCTCGGCAAGCTCGGCGGTGAGGTCATCAACCCGATCACCGGGGACATCATGCAGATGTTGTCCTACATATCGCCGTTGGTCGCGACGATGTCCACCGTGGACACCACGGTCCCGGTGATCGCCGACAAGCTCAACGCGCTGGTGCGCGACAAGCTGATTCCGTTCTTCGGCAAGGGCGGTCCGCGCTACACCATCTCCGAGCTTCGCCCGCCGAGCGGCAACGAGGGTGTCGACCCCGCCGACAAGGCCGACCAGGCGGTCTCGGCCATGCGGACGATGGGACTGCTGCCGTGAAGTTCAACGCGCGCACGACCCTGGTGATCCTGGCAGTGATGACGCTGCTCGGCGCGTTGTACATGTCGATCGGGGTGCTCGACATCAGCCCGACGAAGAAGGTCACCCGGCTGACGTTGCTGCTCAACACCTCCGGTGGTCTGCTGCCCACCTCCGACGTCACCATGCGCGGCATCAAGATCGGCAGGGTCACCGGGATCCGGACGACGGCCACCGGGCTGGCCGTCTCGATGGACATCGATCAGGTCAACCAGGTCCCCGCCGACAGCGCGATTGCGGTGGAGAACCTGTCGGCAGCCGGCGAGCAGTACGTCGACTTCAAGCCGAAAATCATTGCGCCCCCCTATCTTTCCGACGGATCGGTGATTCCACCCGATCGGGTGGCGCCGATGGTCACCGGCAGTGAACTGCTGACCAAAGCCAACGCACTGATTTCGGCGCTGAACCCCGATGACCTGCGCACCATCGTCACCAACGTGTCGCAGGCGCTGGACGGCAACGACGGCACCCTCGACTCCCTGGCCACCACTGCCGGCCTGGCCGCCAAGGTGGTCCGGGACGATAAGCAGATCCTGACCACGCTATTCAGCAACATCTCCACGCTGACCACGAATCTGGGCACGCTCAACGCCGGCCAGGTGATCAGTGAGACCGGCACGTTGCTGCCGAAGTCGGTGCCGGCGTTCCTGCGGCTGGTCAAGGAGTTCGAGAACCTGTCCTACAGCGGGTCGGGCCTGCTGGGGCCCGACGACCCGGGCGGGGTTCTGATCGCCAAGATCAGCGAGTACATGGACACGCTGGCCGAACCACTCAGTACGTTCGCCACCGTCCTGCAGCCGGCGGTAGCGCCTCTGCACGACGTCAAGCTCGACGCCGGGCACTGGCTGGACTTCTGGGAGTCGACCTTCAACGACAACGGCAGCCTGCGGGTGCAACTCAACGTCCCCGAATGGCACCAGGGACAGTGACCGACGCACTAGCGTAGAAAGAACGGCAATGACTACCTCATCAACCGGCGACGACGACAGCGCCGAGGACACCGAGATCACTCCCCCGACCGACAACGACGGGGTCGAGGAGCCGACGCCGGCCTTCGCGACTCGACAACCGTGGAAGTGGGTGGCCGTCGTCCTCGCTGCCGTGGCGATCGGCGGAGGCGCATTCGGATTCACCAAGTATCAGCACGTGAATCATGAACTCGCACAGATACGGCAGTCCCAGGCCGATCGCGACGCGGCCGCCAAGCTTGCCAGGGATTATGCGCTCAAGTCACTGACGTACTCCTTCGAAGACCCCGATGCGTTCTTTAAGTCCGTCGAAGACGGTGTGTCGCAACCGCTTAAGGACAAGTACGTCAACGCCACCGACCTGTTGAAGAGCATCATGCTGCAAGCGCAGGTCAGCTCCTCCGGTGAGGTGCTGGCTACCGATGCGGTGCTCCAGGGTGACGGCACCTATCAGGTGGTGGTGTCGGCGCACCAGACCACCCGCAATCTGCAGAACCCGACGCCGAAGGTGTCGATCATCCTGTTGCGGGTGACCGTCGCCCGGGCCGGTGACGGATGGCAGGTCACCGACATCGGCCCCGAGACCGGCACCCAGCAGGCAACCGAGCAGCAAATCCCCGGCGCCCCGCCACCGCCGGCGCCCGCGCCGCCCGGCAAGCCGGCCCCGAAAGGGTAGGTGCACGCGTCGTGAAGCGGCTCGCGCTGCCGCTGGCCGCCGCGCTGGTGGTCACCTCGGTTACGTTGTCTCACAACGCAACCGCCGACACCATGCTGCCACCGTGCCCGCAGAGCGGTGCGGTGATCACACCGAGCGGCAGGACACCGCAGGTGGATTGCAGCCTGCACTCCGGTGACCTCACGTTCGCCGTCAACTACTGGACCGCCCCGGAGCTGCCCGCACCCGGGTCGGTGAAGATCACCGTGACCGACCCCAGCGGTGAGGTGGTTCAGACCATCACCGAACTCCTGGAGCCCTCCAGCCCCGGTGGCGTCGGCTTGGAGGATGTCGATGGCGACGGCCGCGAGGAACTGATCATCCCGATGGGGCAGAACATCTTCAACGGCACCCCCAACACCCGGTTCTCGGTGTGGCGTGCGCCGGGTGATCGCCGGCACTACGAACGCACCCAGATGGTCGGCCAGGCTGTTTATCCCAGCGGCGACGGATACGCGGTGAGCAACGGCGGCGCGTTGACGAGCCGGGACCTCACCTTCTATCTGCCCACCGGGGCCGGATACACGCTCGTCATCGTGATCACCATCGAGGTCGAGCAGGTCGACCCCGACACCGGCAAGGTGCTGACGGTCAACTGCCGCGCCCACCAGGAAGACGGGCTGCACGCCATCGACATGGACGTCTACCAAGCCGAGGACACCTTCTGCGCCTCACCGGCGGCGATGGCGATTTGGCCTGGAGCACAACGTTTGTCGCTGCGGCACCGGCCGGCGGGGCGCTGACCTAGGGGGCGCAGACCGCACGGGCGGCACTGAGATTCTGTCGCGCCGTGGCGAGGTCACTGGCGAGTTGCTCGGGGCTGGCCGGCCGGTAGGGATCGGAGTTGTCGATCTGCGCAGCCACCATCGTCGAGCGAATCCGCAGGTCCACCGATTCGGGAACGACCAGCCCGTACAGCGGGGACAGTGCATTGCGCAGTTGGCCCGCAACGTAGAACGGCGTCCCACTTGGCGACACCATGTTCAGCGCAGTCTCGATTCGATCGGCTGCCGGAAGAATGATGTCGCACTCCCAGGCTTCCGCAGCCACCGCGGGGGCGGCCGTCAGGCACATCGCCAAGGCGGCGAGCGGCACACCGAGAAGTCGTGAATTCATCGGCTGCAAGCTTGGCACTGCATCGGCTGATTTGTCCCGCCTTCGTGCCGATCCCGCGGCACCGCCGAACACAAAATGACGGGCATGCAAATTTGCAGACAGCGCGCGACCTCGCTGCTAGTTTCTGCGTCAACTTTCACTGTCACTGCTCCCTGGAGGATGGGCCATGCCGAAGTCGGGAAATCACGGCGCACCCTGGATCACCACGCGGCTGGGAGCGGCCGCGGTGGTGGCGGGACTGGCACTGGCGGCCCCGCAGGGCGTCGGCATCGCCCGGGCGGACACCCCTTCCGGAGGCAGCGACTCATCCAGCAGCAGCGCCTCCTCACCGAGATCCGGCGCGACCGGGGGCTCGGGCCGCCAGGCGCGCCAGGGTGCCACGGCTCCCAAGCCGGCCGCCACCAACGGGCCGCGGGCCGCGGCCGCCTCCGCCGGTGCGGCGGCAACATCGGCACAGACGCGGGTCGCCTCGGATGCCACTGGGCGCAGCGCACGCACGGCGAGCATCCCGGCCGCCCAACCCGACTCGGCCGCTTCGGCGTCGCTGACGTCGGCGGCGAACGCCCTTCCCCAGGCAAACGCAGTACCCACCTGGGCGCCGGATTCGATCCTGGCGATCTTCGTGTCCAACGGAACGCTGTCGCATCCCGACGCGGGGCTATTGATCGGCAATGGGTTCAGCTTTGACGGCATCACCTGCGCGGCGAACACCAAGTGCGATGGCGGCCGAGCCGGCCTGCTGTTCGGCAACGGCGGGGCGGGATACAACGGTGGGATCGGCGGCAGCGCCGGGCTGATCGGCAACGGCGGTGCGGGCGGCCGCGGATCGAGTGCCGTCAACGCCGGCACCGGTGGCGACGGCGGCCGGGGCGGGCTGCTGTTCGGCAATGGCGGCGAAGGCGGATCGGCCGCCACGGGCGCCAACGGCGGCGCGGGCGGCCGCGGCGGATTCTTCTTCGGTGTCGGCGGGCGCGGCGGCATCGGCGGCCCTGGCACAGTCGCGTGCGCGGCATCCGCCTGCTCTGTGACCCTGGTCGGCGGCTCGGCCGGCGTCGGCGGTCCGGGCGGACTGTTCTTCGGCCGGTCCGGCGTCACCGGGTCGGCGCCGCTGCCGCTCGATTCATGGCTGTTCGTCGGATACAACCCGGTTTACCCGGTTGTCACGCCGCCCCCGTGCACGGTGAACTGCAACCAGATCGGCACGGCCGGCCAGGGGCTGAGCTACCCGGACGACAAGGACCCGACCAAGCCGTACGCCATCCCGGGCACCGTCGTGCCCAACATCAACCTGCCCGCCGGCACACCGCTGGGACGCTGGGGTTACTCCGGCGGCTCATTCCTCGCACCGGCGGGAACCCACTATGCGCAACTGTCGCTGCCGCCGGCAAGCCAGGTGGCGCCGTACTTCGAGTACGTCGTCGCCAACCCGGCGAACCTGCCGCCCGGCCTTCGCATCGAGCAATCCCAGGCCGCCCCATGGTTCGGCCAGCCGGGCGGGGGCATTCAGTACCGAATCACCGACGCGAACAACAACGACGCTCCGGTGCAGGCACTGCTTGACTCCGGATTCCTCGCGTACAGGTGAGCGAGATCGCCGACTTTGCGCGGCTGTCACGCAACTGGACGTACTGGTCCGAACTGGCTCAGCTGAGCGAACTGTCGGTATCGACGACGTGTGACGATTGCGCAATCCTATTCAGCTCCAACGACTATTCGGTTCACCTTCGGCATGACGGCGACTGGTGGTCGGTGGACACGGTGAACGACCGGCGCCAGCGCACCAACGACTCGGCCCGGTTCTCCAGCTACGCGCTGGCCGAAAAGTACCTGGTGTGGATCTGGGGGTCGGCGGCGCGCAGCTCCATGCGGGCACCGGTGTTGGGGCCCAAGCTCTACGAACTCGGCTTCAACCCAGATGTCGAGGTGCTGCCGCTGAGCGAGGGGGTCTACGAACTGCGATCCGCCGAAGGCCGTGCGGTGCTGTCCGAGCCCTACGCAACGATCGTCAGCCGCTTGATCGGAAAGCCGCTGGACGATATCGAAACGATGCTGCGCGCGAGCTAGGACGAGTGAGCGCTGACGATCGCCTCGTCAGGCTCAACGGACTGATCCGGCTCGTCATCCTGCTCGACCTCCCAGACGTCATCGTCGTCGTCGACCAGGTCTTCGGCCGCGTCGATGGACATGATGATCGAGAAGGCCTGGGCCAGATTGACCAGCTTGGAGTCGCTTGCTTTCGGCGCCTGGTCCCTGATCGCCTTCAGCAGTTCTTTCGCGGTTTCTTCGACCAGCTCGTCGAGGTCAGCCATGACATGCTCCTGTCGTGATCGTTGACGTCACGTGCAACACCGACAGTAGTCCTCGGCTCCACAACCGTTGCCCACCTTTGCCATTCGGCCTTCAACTAGCCAGCGCAGGTTCACGAGAGAACGCACAGGACGCCATTCCGTCATCGACTGCCGGGCTCGCAATGCCGTCCGGTCACGAGACCGTCGTCTCGAGTTAAACCACGCCGGGTAGCTTCAGGGCAGCGCCCCGCATGGCTCGCGGCGATCGGCTGCGGTGGCCGTTTCGTGGTCGCAATCACTCGCCGACAAGATTCACGGCAGCTGGGTGCGGTTCATCAAAACCGATGTGCCAGATGATGATTGGAAGCCTATTCCTCCGAGGCAGACATCCGGATATCAGGGCCGCGGGTCGACGTAACGTCGACGTGCTCGCTGCCTGGACGTACTGAGCGCGCGCTATTCAGCGGTGCGGAAGTACGGTTCGACCGTGCCACTGACCTTGACAACCATGGGGTTTCCGCGACGATCCTTCGCGGTGGGCACCTCAACGCGGACCCAACCCTCGGCCACGTTGTATTCGTGGACGTTGTTCTTCTCGACGCCATTGAAGCGGATACCCACATCGCGGCGGAGCACCTCTTCGCTGTAGAACGGGCTGCGCGGATCAATGGAGAGGTGGTTTGGTGGGACGTCTGTGACCTGATCCTCGGACATGATCGCCTTCGTTGAGTGCTGCGTCTTGACTTGATGTCCTAGAAATCTACGCGCCGCTGACCGGCGCGACCAAACTCCCCGACCTGATCACTCCGACGAGTTCGACCGCCCCATCAACGTCCCGAAACTGCCCGAGCTCGACGCAGCAGAGTGACGTGCGACACGCACGAGATCAGATGGCGCGAACACATCGAGGCCTCGATGGTCCCCTTCATCGCGCGGTCAT encodes:
- a CDS encoding MlaD family protein, producing the protein MISARSRLSALGRRVDLSAWLGPRQGVPDERAAATRSRRQGIIGLVLIVAALAATAAAYLNPSGQSGYTAHLTNSAGVRAGDQVRIAGITVGKVTGVRLDGALVEMTFDVDKSVKVGSDSTLDVKLLTPLGGHYVALDPKGAIPLGHNVIPPQRVSLPFEVNDIIQAATPVIKEVDGQVIHDTFAEVANAAGKYPDAIRNLLQSANDLTASLSGSADEFHRSLSFVADGMGAMVAGRKQLVTVFQQLDILSKGYTSDSVDIIEFFGLVKELARIMDRLTTAYARDMAPVINGIDDIIDHLYAHPDQLGKAADAMNQAMNIVVPMLSGNGVVIDKGNQLVPGQDLCLPNIMRNC
- a CDS encoding MlaD family protein — protein: MKPISALRARLHSPLRVAAAVAVVAVVAVAAVTGAKFAMPKVNNTKAMCAELSDAVGLYVGNKVALLGIDVGSTTSIENKPDHVQVDFTVPADLDLPADVGVVTYSQSIVTDRHIELTKAYTGGPKFTGPECVKLANTRTPISVSETFTAVSNLADTVLGPHPGKDPSQAPGVQAINDSLSAASRSLDGTGAQLNETLRNLVTMLSDPYRADTDYRRLFENSEIFTSGFLKNWDTFASVIQSLPATVALIEALSDNISAALANVSHLLPILVEASTRLAPRLYRNIGDKLVPWIRDLLNHHNKTILSMINTWPQFTRWFTDIYETSWGTHNVTYIPPQVSIAPTQAGAICQVLQQRHTPGAAAACASGSSSDPVTLGLTDLILGAALG
- a CDS encoding MlaD family protein; its protein translation is MVRTVCAVLVALAATLSPGCSLDPTRLPVPGAYSPADPYRVKIEFSSALNLPARAKVDTGGIQVGVLDHVALDGSTAVAHVDIAGDTKLADNTRAELRQATPLGDVYIALLPPAKPSTAMLRNGDTIPLRNTAPATNVEDVLRSVSNLMAGGAIGTLQEAVVDANKAFPKDPNELTHIQTTIGGILNDLAANQETMSGILLSLENISSTLSSNTAVFNRLVTEGPSKLGGLSAVTLGILKLVADSKDLGKLGGEVINPITGDIMQMLSYISPLVATMSTVDTTVPVIADKLNALVRDKLIPFFGKGGPRYTISELRPPSGNEGVDPADKADQAVSAMRTMGLLP
- a CDS encoding MlaD family protein, encoding MKFNARTTLVILAVMTLLGALYMSIGVLDISPTKKVTRLTLLLNTSGGLLPTSDVTMRGIKIGRVTGIRTTATGLAVSMDIDQVNQVPADSAIAVENLSAAGEQYVDFKPKIIAPPYLSDGSVIPPDRVAPMVTGSELLTKANALISALNPDDLRTIVTNVSQALDGNDGTLDSLATTAGLAAKVVRDDKQILTTLFSNISTLTTNLGTLNAGQVISETGTLLPKSVPAFLRLVKEFENLSYSGSGLLGPDDPGGVLIAKISEYMDTLAEPLSTFATVLQPAVAPLHDVKLDAGHWLDFWESTFNDNGSLRVQLNVPEWHQGQ
- a CDS encoding TNT domain-containing protein; this translates as MSNGTLSHPDAGLLIGNGFSFDGITCAANTKCDGGRAGLLFGNGGAGYNGGIGGSAGLIGNGGAGGRGSSAVNAGTGGDGGRGGLLFGNGGEGGSAATGANGGAGGRGGFFFGVGGRGGIGGPGTVACAASACSVTLVGGSAGVGGPGGLFFGRSGVTGSAPLPLDSWLFVGYNPVYPVVTPPPCTVNCNQIGTAGQGLSYPDDKDPTKPYAIPGTVVPNINLPAGTPLGRWGYSGGSFLAPAGTHYAQLSLPPASQVAPYFEYVVANPANLPPGLRIEQSQAAPWFGQPGGGIQYRITDANNNDAPVQALLDSGFLAYR
- a CDS encoding DUF3297 family protein, producing MSEDQVTDVPPNHLSIDPRSPFYSEEVLRRDVGIRFNGVEKNNVHEYNVAEGWVRVEVPTAKDRRGNPMVVKVSGTVEPYFRTAE